One segment of Vagococcus martis DNA contains the following:
- the murA gene encoding UDP-N-acetylglucosamine 1-carboxyvinyltransferase — protein sequence MEYIAVRGGNRLEGNVKIEGAKNAVLPILAGALLANKGQTTITNAPILSDVFTMNNVIKYLNTDIEFIEEENTIKIDATKELETEAPFEYVSQMRASIVVMGPLLARTGRAKVAMPGGCAIGTRPIDLHLKGFQALGAKITQQNGYIEAVADELVGARIYLDFPSVGATQNIMMAAVKAKGTTIIENVAREPEIVDLAIYLNKMGAKIVGAGTETIRIEGVTDLYGTKHSVVQDRIEAGTFMVAAAATQGNIFIEDAVAEHNSPLISKLVEMGVDIINEQNGIRVIGPEYLKPTDIKTLPHPGFPTDMQAQMSVLMVLASGDSVLTETVFENRFQHLDELQRMGAQYRTSNSVAYISGVPTLQGAQVSATDLRAAAALIIAGLVASDETRVMRLEHLDRGYYKFHEKLAKLGATIERIDEDSVKESSVEVVS from the coding sequence ATGGAATATATTGCAGTACGCGGTGGAAATCGCTTAGAAGGAAACGTTAAAATTGAAGGAGCTAAAAATGCTGTATTGCCAATATTAGCCGGAGCATTACTAGCTAATAAAGGCCAAACAACAATTACCAATGCACCAATTCTTTCAGACGTTTTTACAATGAATAACGTGATTAAATATTTAAATACAGATATCGAATTTATTGAAGAAGAAAATACAATCAAAATTGATGCGACAAAAGAATTAGAAACGGAAGCACCTTTTGAGTACGTGAGTCAAATGAGAGCGTCAATCGTTGTTATGGGACCATTATTAGCTCGTACAGGTCGTGCGAAAGTCGCAATGCCTGGTGGATGTGCTATTGGAACAAGACCAATTGATTTGCATTTAAAAGGATTCCAAGCTTTAGGAGCAAAAATTACGCAACAAAATGGTTACATTGAAGCTGTTGCTGATGAACTTGTCGGAGCAAGAATTTATTTAGATTTCCCAAGTGTGGGTGCCACTCAAAATATTATGATGGCAGCTGTAAAAGCAAAAGGTACAACGATTATTGAAAATGTTGCAAGAGAACCTGAAATTGTCGATTTAGCCATCTATTTAAATAAGATGGGTGCTAAAATCGTCGGAGCGGGAACTGAAACGATTCGTATCGAAGGTGTGACAGATTTATATGGGACTAAACATAGCGTAGTTCAAGATCGTATTGAAGCTGGAACATTTATGGTAGCCGCTGCTGCAACACAAGGAAATATCTTTATTGAAGATGCAGTTGCAGAACATAATAGTCCACTAATTTCAAAATTAGTTGAAATGGGTGTTGATATTATCAATGAACAAAACGGTATTCGTGTGATTGGACCTGAGTACTTGAAACCAACTGATATTAAAACATTGCCTCATCCAGGTTTTCCAACAGACATGCAAGCTCAAATGAGTGTGTTGATGGTATTAGCTTCAGGAGACAGTGTATTAACTGAAACAGTCTTTGAAAATCGTTTCCAACATTTAGATGAATTACAACGCATGGGTGCTCAATATCGTACATCTAATAGTGTGGCTTACATTAGTGGCGTGCCAACACTTCAAGGAGCTCAAGTGAGTGCGACAGATTTACGTGCAGCTGCAGCATTAATTATTGCTGGACTTGTTGCAAGTGATGAAACTCGTGTGATGCGATTAGAACATTTAGATCGTGGGTACTACAAATTCCATGAAAAATTAGCTAAACTTGGTGCCACAATTGAAAGAATTGATGAAGATAGTGTCAAAGAATCATCAGTTGAAGTAGTTAGCTAA
- a CDS encoding ABC transporter ATP-binding protein: protein MSELNISHLTKNFGGLAAIQDLNLHFGDNELIGLIGPNGAGKTTLFNLITGVYEPSSGTIELTHDGKTTKLNGVAPFKIAQLGISRTFQNIRLFKDLSVLDNVLIAMTANAKESVLSGMLRLPSFYKKEDKMREEATKLLGLFELEDKKDNLAKNLPYGEQRRLEIVRALATKPSILFLDEPAAGMNPQETEELTQLIKRIQKEFGLTIVLIEHDMSLVMEVCERLYVLEYGALIASGTPEEIKQDKRVIQAYLGGEE from the coding sequence ATGTCTGAGTTGAACATTAGTCATTTAACAAAAAATTTCGGTGGGCTAGCTGCCATTCAAGACTTAAATTTGCATTTTGGAGACAATGAGCTAATCGGATTAATCGGGCCCAATGGAGCGGGGAAAACAACACTTTTTAACCTGATTACAGGTGTTTATGAACCAAGTTCAGGGACGATTGAATTAACTCATGATGGCAAAACAACTAAATTAAATGGCGTTGCTCCTTTCAAAATTGCTCAACTAGGTATCAGTCGAACATTTCAGAATATTCGCTTGTTTAAAGATTTGAGTGTTTTGGATAATGTCTTGATTGCAATGACCGCAAATGCTAAAGAAAGTGTGTTATCTGGCATGTTACGTTTGCCTTCGTTTTATAAAAAAGAAGACAAAATGAGAGAAGAAGCAACGAAACTATTAGGTCTATTTGAATTAGAGGACAAGAAAGATAATTTGGCGAAAAACTTGCCTTACGGGGAACAACGCCGTTTAGAAATTGTCCGAGCTTTAGCAACAAAACCGAGTATTTTATTTTTAGATGAACCAGCTGCTGGGATGAACCCACAGGAAACAGAAGAATTAACCCAATTAATCAAACGAATTCAAAAGGAATTTGGGTTGACCATTGTCTTAATTGAACATGATATGTCACTAGTCATGGAAGTCTGTGAGAGACTATATGTATTAGAGTATGGGGCATTGATTGCCTCAGGAACACCGGAAGAAATTAAGCAAGACAAACGCGTTATTCAGGCGTATTTAGGTGGTGAAGAGTAA
- a CDS encoding alpha/beta fold hydrolase: protein MKKTFVIESLDGNTDLNGIVWHPSTKKPKAILQIVHGMAEYIERYAPLAEYLASHNILVIGHDHLGHGESVDMDDPLHGFFCEGDSASIVVEDTFQITQYAKSRYPDTPLFILGHSMGSFVVRNYLKKYSHLVKGAILMGTTGRRNDVKMALKLAKGLNTVSPRTKNPALDKLMFGSYNQAFKPAHSPYSWLSKNPENVENYEKDDRCGFIFTNNGYYTLLSLVHGATKKHWYNTIQRDLPILIISGEKDPVGNYGKGPRKVALELSDNYFKDVTLRLYNDLRHEILNEKESLDVTLDIYDWVSHRL from the coding sequence ATGAAGAAAACATTTGTTATTGAATCTTTAGATGGAAACACTGATTTAAATGGGATAGTTTGGCACCCATCAACGAAAAAACCTAAGGCAATTTTGCAAATTGTTCATGGCATGGCTGAGTATATCGAGCGATATGCCCCACTTGCAGAATATTTAGCTTCACATAATATCCTTGTCATTGGTCACGATCACTTAGGTCATGGTGAATCAGTTGATATGGATGATCCTTTACACGGATTTTTCTGTGAAGGCGATAGTGCTTCTATCGTGGTGGAAGATACCTTCCAAATTACTCAATACGCTAAAAGTCGTTACCCTGACACACCTTTATTTATTTTAGGGCACAGCATGGGATCATTTGTAGTGCGAAATTACTTAAAAAAATATTCCCATCTAGTAAAAGGTGCTATCTTAATGGGAACTACAGGCAGACGAAATGATGTTAAAATGGCATTGAAATTAGCTAAAGGATTAAATACCGTCTCTCCTAGAACGAAAAATCCGGCCTTAGATAAATTAATGTTTGGCTCATACAACCAAGCATTTAAACCAGCTCACTCACCTTATAGTTGGTTATCAAAAAATCCGGAAAATGTTGAAAACTACGAAAAAGATGACCGATGTGGCTTTATTTTCACCAATAACGGCTACTACACTCTTTTAAGTTTAGTTCACGGTGCCACAAAAAAACATTGGTACAATACGATTCAACGTGACTTACCTATTTTAATTATAAGCGGAGAAAAAGATCCAGTTGGAAACTATGGTAAAGGACCTAGAAAAGTCGCACTTGAATTAAGTGACAACTATTTTAAAGACGTAACACTTCGTCTATATAATGACTTACGACATGAAATACTGAATGAAAAAGAATCCCTTGATGTCACACTAGACATTTATGATTGGGTTTCTCACAGACTATAG
- a CDS encoding branched-chain amino acid ABC transporter permease, giving the protein MKERLKINGIWLAIMVVVFAILATTYSTGLMSPVIETTLVMIGINIILAVGLNLVIGISGQFSLGHAGFMAIGAYTTAIMTLKIPTIVGFLSGLALGCILSGIVALLVGIPTLRLSGDYLAIATLGVSEIIRSLIMNMDHITNGPAGLFGIPPFVTWSMVYLFVCITLILVTNYIHSAAGRATLSVRENLIAAESMGVNVTKYKVVAFVIGAMTAAVAGGMYSSYVQTIVPGNFDFMKSIDILIIVVFGGVGSMTGTVVAAVLLGVLNMYLQDFGAIRMIIYAFALVIIMIFKPSGLLGTKEFSVKKLLSKGGKQHV; this is encoded by the coding sequence ATGAAAGAACGATTGAAAATAAATGGTATTTGGTTAGCAATAATGGTCGTTGTTTTTGCCATTCTGGCGACAACTTACTCAACTGGATTGATGTCACCTGTTATCGAAACAACACTCGTTATGATAGGCATTAATATCATATTAGCTGTTGGACTAAACTTAGTTATTGGTATTTCTGGTCAGTTTTCTTTAGGTCATGCTGGGTTTATGGCAATTGGTGCTTACACAACGGCGATTATGACATTAAAAATTCCAACTATTGTTGGCTTTCTATCCGGATTAGCTCTTGGCTGTATTCTATCTGGAATTGTGGCGCTTTTAGTTGGTATCCCAACACTGCGTTTGTCAGGTGATTATTTAGCGATTGCAACACTTGGAGTTTCTGAGATTATCCGCTCGTTAATTATGAACATGGATCACATTACAAATGGTCCAGCTGGATTATTTGGTATTCCTCCATTTGTCACGTGGTCAATGGTTTACTTATTTGTGTGTATTACGCTGATTTTAGTGACAAATTATATTCATAGTGCAGCAGGACGCGCGACATTATCTGTTCGTGAGAATTTAATCGCAGCGGAATCAATGGGTGTGAATGTGACAAAATATAAAGTTGTCGCTTTCGTGATTGGTGCGATGACTGCAGCTGTTGCTGGTGGTATGTATTCAAGTTATGTTCAAACGATTGTGCCAGGGAACTTTGATTTTATGAAATCAATTGATATTCTAATCATCGTAGTATTTGGTGGTGTTGGAAGTATGACAGGGACTGTTGTAGCGGCCGTTTTACTTGGTGTATTGAATATGTATCTACAAGATTTTGGCGCAATTCGTATGATAATTTATGCGTTTGCTCTAGTTATCATCATGATTTTCAAACCTTCTGGCTTATTAGGAACAAAAGAGTTTTCAGTGAAAAAACTTTTAAGCAAAGGAGGAAAACAACATGTCTGA
- a CDS encoding ABC transporter ATP-binding protein: MLKVENLSVHYGMIQAVKDVSFEVNKGEIVSLIGANGAGKTTILKSLSGLVKPSGGSMTFNNEDLTKKSAPAIVKSGLVQVPEGRHIFAGMTVMENLELGGFIHNNHDEKKEILDYIFETFPVLKERLKQDAATLSGGEQQMLAMGRALMTKPDLLLLDEPSMGLAPIFIREIFNIIERINKQGTTILLIEQNANMALKLSDRGYVLETGQVVLKGSGKELLESEEVQKAYLGG, from the coding sequence ATGTTAAAAGTTGAAAATTTATCTGTGCATTATGGTATGATTCAGGCAGTAAAAGATGTGTCTTTTGAAGTAAATAAGGGTGAAATCGTCAGTTTAATTGGTGCTAACGGAGCTGGTAAAACGACTATTTTAAAAAGTTTATCAGGCTTAGTTAAGCCTTCAGGTGGTTCGATGACATTTAATAATGAAGACCTAACGAAAAAATCAGCTCCGGCTATTGTAAAAAGTGGTTTAGTTCAAGTGCCAGAAGGTCGTCATATTTTTGCGGGGATGACGGTTATGGAAAATTTAGAGCTCGGTGGTTTTATTCATAATAACCATGATGAGAAAAAAGAAATTTTAGATTATATTTTTGAAACATTCCCTGTCTTGAAAGAAAGATTAAAACAAGATGCCGCAACGCTTTCTGGAGGGGAGCAACAAATGCTTGCCATGGGACGTGCGTTGATGACCAAACCGGATTTATTATTACTGGATGAACCATCAATGGGACTTGCGCCAATTTTTATCCGTGAGATTTTTAATATTATCGAGCGCATCAATAAACAAGGAACAACTATTCTTTTAATCGAACAAAATGCCAATATGGCGTTGAAACTTTCTGATAGAGGGTATGTATTAGAAACAGGTCAAGTTGTGCTTAAAGGAAGCGGTAAAGAGTTATTAGAGAGTGAAGAAGTACAGAAAGCTTATTTAGGAGGATAG
- the yidD gene encoding membrane protein insertion efficiency factor YidD, producing the protein MKKIIILPVRFYQKFISPLFPKSCRYHPTCSQYMIDAVNYHGVVKGFIMGTGRILRCHPFVKGGIDYVPQKFSVRKNPDETYRGPYNRKNKKNK; encoded by the coding sequence ATGAAAAAAATAATTATATTACCAGTACGCTTTTATCAAAAGTTTATTTCGCCTTTGTTTCCTAAAAGTTGTCGATACCATCCAACTTGCTCACAATATATGATTGATGCGGTAAATTACCATGGAGTAGTTAAAGGGTTTATTATGGGGACTGGACGAATTTTGAGATGCCATCCATTTGTGAAGGGTGGTATTGACTATGTTCCACAAAAATTTAGTGTCAGAAAAAATCCTGATGAGACATATAGAGGACCGTATAACAGAAAGAATAAAAAGAACAAGTAA
- a CDS encoding F0F1 ATP synthase subunit epsilon — MSTFMVNIVTPDGLIYEHEANFLVANTEAGSLGILPKHCPLIAPLKIDAVRIDREGDINDWIAVNGGVIEVRDNVVSIIANSAETEENIDISRAEQAKKRAEQKIEAAKNEQNQSIDMARAEVALYRALNRLNVANKRR, encoded by the coding sequence ATGAGTACCTTTATGGTTAACATTGTAACGCCAGATGGATTGATTTATGAGCATGAAGCTAACTTTTTAGTGGCTAACACTGAGGCAGGTTCGCTTGGGATTTTACCTAAGCACTGCCCTTTGATTGCCCCTTTAAAAATTGATGCTGTGCGTATTGATAGAGAAGGAGATATTAACGACTGGATTGCTGTTAATGGTGGTGTTATTGAAGTACGTGATAACGTGGTATCAATTATTGCCAACAGTGCTGAAACAGAAGAAAATATCGATATTTCACGTGCTGAACAAGCTAAGAAACGTGCAGAACAAAAAATTGAAGCTGCAAAAAATGAGCAAAATCAATCAATTGATATGGCTAGAGCTGAAGTCGCGCTTTATCGAGCGTTAAATCGGCTTAATGTGGCGAATAAAAGAAGGTAA
- a CDS encoding CBS domain-containing protein, translating to MLVKDYMSTEVITISPETPVFQAMDLMKQKNIHRLPVVKDNQLIGLVTEGTIQEAMPSKATSLSVYEVNYLLNKMTVADVMIKDVHTIKADEFIEEAIKIMREHNIGVLPVIDDKNIIKGIITSTDAFDAFLAITGYGEDGTRVAISIKDDHPGVLADLTKVLAENQFNIVQIVVYRQQSDVIIVIQIVEKDAEKLKNTLESNDYDCLMCLETKRS from the coding sequence ATGTTAGTAAAAGACTATATGTCAACAGAAGTGATTACGATTTCCCCTGAAACACCTGTTTTTCAAGCAATGGACTTAATGAAACAAAAAAATATTCACCGTTTGCCAGTTGTAAAAGATAATCAATTAATTGGATTGGTCACTGAAGGAACAATTCAAGAAGCGATGCCGTCAAAAGCAACCAGCTTAAGCGTGTATGAAGTCAATTATTTATTAAATAAAATGACAGTGGCTGATGTGATGATCAAAGACGTTCACACTATCAAGGCCGATGAGTTTATTGAAGAAGCCATTAAAATTATGCGTGAGCACAATATCGGTGTATTACCAGTCATTGATGATAAAAATATTATTAAAGGGATTATCACAAGTACCGACGCGTTTGATGCTTTCCTAGCGATTACAGGATACGGAGAAGATGGCACACGGGTGGCTATTTCGATTAAAGACGATCATCCAGGTGTGTTGGCTGATTTAACTAAAGTATTAGCGGAAAATCAGTTTAATATCGTACAAATTGTGGTTTACAGACAACAAAGTGACGTGATTATTGTGATACAAATTGTTGAAAAAGATGCAGAAAAACTTAAAAACACGTTAGAATCAAACGATTACGATTGTTTAATGTGTTTAGAAACAAAGAGAAGCTAA
- a CDS encoding DUF1146 family protein, whose protein sequence is MSVFGVDALVRIMSHFIFIYLTFWAINSLRLDILFKKGIQYDRQIRLAYVFLSVAIGFQVSNFFLEVIFLVRNFFEGMIV, encoded by the coding sequence ATGTCAGTATTTGGTGTGGATGCGTTAGTTCGAATTATGAGTCATTTTATTTTTATCTATTTAACGTTTTGGGCTATTAATTCGCTACGTCTAGATATATTATTTAAAAAAGGAATACAATACGATAGACAAATCAGACTAGCTTATGTATTCTTATCAGTTGCGATAGGTTTTCAAGTTAGTAATTTCTTTTTAGAAGTTATTTTCTTAGTGAGAAACTTCTTTGAGGGAATGATTGTCTAA
- a CDS encoding YigZ family protein yields MLSNYYTIKQDGDYEIVIKKSSFICHLRRINNEDEAKEYIQQIKKEHWKANHNCVAYVLGDNQEIQRSSDDGEPSGTAGVPMLEVLKVKELRNVLAVVTRYFGGTKLGAGGLIRAYSSSVSEAIEHVGLVEGKLQQEMIVTVDYSSHGKLEHFLSNHPEYTLCNTQFSDTVTLYIMVDEKNVQLFEEKLTNLLNAQYSSQKGTLDYFEMPINKS; encoded by the coding sequence ATGCTATCAAATTACTATACCATAAAACAAGACGGCGATTATGAAATCGTCATAAAAAAATCATCCTTTATTTGTCATTTAAGACGCATTAACAATGAAGATGAGGCAAAAGAATACATACAACAAATAAAAAAAGAGCATTGGAAAGCCAATCACAATTGCGTGGCTTATGTTTTAGGCGACAATCAGGAAATTCAACGTTCAAGTGACGATGGTGAGCCAAGTGGTACAGCTGGTGTCCCAATGCTTGAAGTCCTTAAGGTTAAAGAGCTACGTAACGTGTTAGCCGTTGTAACACGTTACTTTGGTGGAACAAAACTTGGTGCTGGTGGCTTAATTCGTGCGTATAGTTCTTCTGTTTCCGAAGCCATTGAACACGTAGGTCTTGTAGAAGGCAAACTTCAACAAGAAATGATTGTTACGGTGGACTATTCCTCTCACGGAAAATTAGAACACTTTTTAAGTAATCACCCTGAGTACACTCTATGTAACACGCAATTTAGCGATACTGTGACTCTATACATTATGGTTGATGAAAAAAATGTGCAACTGTTTGAAGAAAAACTAACTAATTTGCTTAATGCTCAATACTCATCCCAAAAAGGGACACTTGATTATTTTGAGATGCCAATAAATAAATCCTAG
- a CDS encoding DNA-directed RNA polymerase subunit beta, whose translation MNSITKRVLIQVLLVILLIVVLIGLFFLGIFIGYVYVGKGQSSDAFNPATWQHILDFVK comes from the coding sequence TTGAATTCAATTACCAAAAGAGTATTAATTCAGGTATTATTGGTCATTTTACTGATTGTTGTATTAATCGGATTATTTTTCCTAGGGATTTTTATCGGCTATGTTTATGTTGGAAAAGGGCAATCAAGTGATGCCTTTAATCCAGCGACATGGCAACATATTTTAGATTTTGTAAAATAA
- a CDS encoding ABC transporter substrate-binding protein, producing the protein MKKIMGMLMGATLLLSACGTPGGGAAQNNNKADKDADTVKIGLNMELSGAAAGYGNQEKEGAELAVKEINDAGGINGKKIDLVVKDNKSDTAEAATIATSLTTSDNVIGMIGPATSGATKAASPNATKAQVPIITPSATDDSITVANDKVQEYIFRTCFQDSFQGVILANYATDNLKAKKAVIIGDVSSDYAKGLTKAFKETFKGDIVADEKFNAKDKDFKAILTKIKDKDFDFIYLPGYYEEAGLIIKQAREMGIEQPIIGADGFSDSKLIDIAGADNMSNIYYTAHFSEKAPASDKVKTFIDAFKEEYGKAPSSFNALSYDSVYMIKAALEAEKENTSEALTKGLATLKDFDGVTGTMTMDEDHNPKKPAVVIGLEKGEENTAEVVNP; encoded by the coding sequence ATGAAAAAAATTATGGGAATGCTTATGGGTGCAACATTGTTGTTATCAGCTTGTGGAACACCTGGTGGGGGAGCAGCACAAAATAATAACAAAGCAGACAAAGATGCAGATACAGTTAAAATTGGTTTAAACATGGAATTATCAGGCGCAGCTGCTGGGTATGGTAACCAAGAAAAAGAAGGTGCAGAACTTGCAGTGAAAGAAATCAATGATGCCGGTGGAATTAACGGTAAAAAAATTGATTTAGTTGTCAAAGATAATAAAAGTGATACTGCTGAAGCAGCAACAATCGCAACAAGTTTAACAACAAGCGACAATGTCATTGGAATGATAGGCCCTGCAACATCAGGTGCGACAAAAGCAGCTAGTCCAAACGCAACAAAAGCTCAAGTGCCAATTATCACACCATCAGCAACAGATGATTCAATCACTGTAGCAAATGATAAAGTGCAAGAATATATTTTTAGAACATGTTTCCAAGATTCGTTCCAAGGGGTTATCTTAGCTAACTATGCGACTGATAACTTGAAAGCGAAAAAAGCAGTGATCATTGGAGATGTATCAAGTGATTACGCTAAAGGATTAACAAAAGCATTTAAAGAAACATTTAAAGGTGACATTGTAGCAGATGAAAAATTCAATGCCAAAGACAAAGATTTCAAAGCAATTTTAACAAAAATTAAAGACAAAGATTTTGATTTCATTTACTTACCAGGCTATTACGAAGAAGCTGGTTTAATTATCAAACAAGCTCGTGAAATGGGAATTGAACAACCTATTATTGGAGCTGATGGATTCTCAGATTCTAAATTAATTGATATTGCTGGTGCTGACAATATGAGTAATATTTATTACACAGCACATTTCTCTGAAAAAGCACCTGCTTCTGATAAAGTAAAAACATTTATTGATGCCTTTAAAGAAGAATATGGCAAAGCACCAAGTTCATTCAACGCTTTATCTTATGATTCAGTTTATATGATTAAAGCAGCTCTAGAAGCTGAAAAAGAAAACACAAGTGAAGCTTTAACAAAAGGTCTTGCTACATTGAAAGATTTTGATGGTGTTACTGGAACAATGACAATGGATGAAGATCATAATCCGAAAAAACCAGCTGTTGTAATCGGACTTGAAAAAGGCGAAGAAAACACAGCAGAAGTTGTAAATCCGTAA
- a CDS encoding DUF2969 family protein → MKKNKPVEVEIKEVNGHDELLIGKKVIGKVAKTADEKFQVETTDGILGVFKSQDDAYEEVLKHWNLNN, encoded by the coding sequence ATGAAAAAAAATAAACCTGTTGAAGTTGAAATTAAAGAAGTAAACGGTCACGATGAGTTATTAATTGGTAAAAAAGTGATTGGTAAAGTAGCTAAAACTGCTGATGAAAAATTTCAAGTAGAAACAACAGATGGCATCCTTGGAGTATTTAAGTCACAAGATGATGCGTATGAAGAAGTTTTGAAACATTGGAATTTAAATAATTAA
- a CDS encoding GntR family transcriptional regulator: protein MTPKLPVYIQIHDKIKQEIEDGIWKIGDRLPSERELSEVFGVSRMTLRQAIQTLADEGILERKIGSGTYIARQKVQETMIGTTSFSDIVRSQGSKPSSQTLSYFVTAPSSSEMEKLGLTKDQKILKMERIRYSDDIPICFEVASIPHHLIEDFSKEEITRSLYNVLASQGHRVIGKSSQTISALNASEKIAHYLELKKGDAVLRLRQVSYFDNGTPFEYVRSQYAGERFEFYLEK, encoded by the coding sequence ATGACTCCAAAGTTACCTGTTTATATTCAGATACATGATAAAATTAAACAAGAAATTGAAGATGGTATCTGGAAGATTGGGGACAGATTACCTTCTGAGAGGGAATTATCTGAAGTATTTGGTGTCAGTCGCATGACACTTCGACAAGCTATCCAAACGTTAGCAGATGAGGGAATATTAGAGCGAAAAATTGGCTCAGGAACTTATATAGCTAGACAAAAAGTTCAAGAGACGATGATTGGAACAACAAGCTTTTCAGATATCGTACGCTCGCAAGGAAGCAAACCATCAAGCCAAACATTATCTTATTTTGTCACTGCACCTAGTTCTAGCGAGATGGAAAAATTAGGTTTAACAAAAGATCAAAAAATATTGAAGATGGAGCGAATTCGCTATTCAGATGATATTCCGATTTGTTTTGAAGTAGCCAGTATTCCCCATCATTTGATTGAGGATTTTAGTAAAGAAGAGATAACACGCTCACTTTATAACGTACTGGCTAGTCAAGGGCATCGTGTGATTGGTAAATCGTCTCAAACAATATCGGCACTTAATGCATCAGAAAAAATTGCGCATTACTTAGAGCTTAAAAAAGGCGATGCGGTATTGCGTTTACGCCAAGTGTCTTACTTTGACAATGGGACACCGTTTGAATACGTACGAAGTCAGTATGCAGGTGAACGATTTGAATTTTACTTAGAAAAATAA
- a CDS encoding branched-chain amino acid ABC transporter permease — MNVLQQLVNGLSLGSIYALLALGYTMVYGIIKLINFAHGEIYMLGAFIGYYVANNFGFGLVLTLLTSMIICAILGMLIEFLAYRPLRNSTRIAALITAIGVSFLLQSLMIYFVGADTRPYPQLMKNTTYDLGIFQISKIQIVIIATSIFLMLLLQFIVQQTKMGRAMRAASVDPEAAQLMGINVNYTISFTFALGSSLAAAGGVLIGLYYNSIDPMMGVAPGLKAFIAAVFGGIGIIPGAALGGFAIGIIETVVSALGFTAYRDAVVYLILIIVLLVKPSGLLGKNIKEKV; from the coding sequence ATGAATGTCCTTCAACAATTAGTCAATGGACTCTCATTAGGAAGTATTTACGCACTATTAGCTCTAGGGTATACAATGGTGTATGGCATTATAAAGTTAATCAATTTTGCTCATGGTGAAATATATATGCTTGGTGCCTTTATTGGGTACTATGTGGCCAATAACTTTGGTTTTGGCTTAGTTTTAACACTTTTAACATCTATGATTATTTGTGCGATTTTAGGGATGTTAATTGAATTTTTAGCTTATCGTCCGCTTAGAAACTCGACACGTATTGCCGCACTTATTACAGCGATTGGGGTATCATTCTTACTGCAATCATTAATGATTTATTTCGTGGGAGCAGACACTCGTCCATATCCACAGCTGATGAAAAATACAACTTATGATTTAGGGATTTTCCAGATTAGTAAAATTCAAATCGTGATTATTGCAACGTCAATTTTCTTAATGCTATTATTACAATTTATCGTGCAACAAACAAAAATGGGACGTGCGATGCGTGCTGCAAGTGTTGATCCTGAAGCAGCTCAATTAATGGGGATAAATGTTAACTATACTATTTCATTTACATTTGCTCTTGGCTCGTCATTAGCTGCTGCAGGTGGTGTGTTAATTGGCCTTTACTATAATAGTATTGATCCAATGATGGGAGTTGCGCCTGGTCTTAAAGCGTTTATCGCTGCCGTATTTGGTGGGATTGGAATTATTCCAGGTGCCGCACTTGGTGGGTTTGCGATTGGTATCATCGAAACGGTCGTGAGTGCTTTAGGCTTTACAGCGTATCGTGATGCAGTCGTTTACTTGATTTTAATTATTGTGTTACTCGTTAAACCATCCGGATTATTAGGTAAAAATATTAAGGAAAAAGTGTAG